One Phragmites australis chromosome 23, lpPhrAust1.1, whole genome shotgun sequence DNA window includes the following coding sequences:
- the LOC133906779 gene encoding putative polyol transporter 1 gives MDKEEDDLEATLLAGDVKAAPQATAGSTYTLVCALLASLTSIIYGYNRGVMSGAQKFVQDDLGVSDGQLEVLIGATSVYSLVGSLAAGWACDCAGRRRTFALSAAMFLAGSALTATANGYAALMAGQLVAGVACGFGLVVTPVYIAEIAPASSRGFLSSIPEIAGNSGILLSYIADFALAGLPKTLNWRLMISIGAVPPLFLAAAAMLVMPETPRWLVLHGHPDEARRVLARTAGDADRRLQEIVTSVQEGAKQAGSGSGGASSSTGVWRGILLRPTSAVRRVMLAILGLQFFQQACGVAALVLYAPRVFSHVGITSERAVLGATVLLGATKTVSIVIPLFLADRLGRRPMLLASAGGMAASLLVLALSVSAPTTAATSWWAAATCVAAAAAFMATFSLGFGPVIWMYGSEILPLRLRAQGTGIGTAANRVMSAAVGMTFISMYETVGMAGSFYIFAAFSAAAWVFVYACLPETKGRSLEEMEALFDAGAAPSPQATTT, from the exons ATggacaaggaggaggatgacctGGAGGCGACGCTGCTGGCCGGCGACGTCAAGGCGGCGCCGCAGGCCACCGCCGGGAGCACGTACACTCTCGTCTGCGCCCTCCTCGCCTCCCTCACCTCCATCATCTACGGCTACA ATCGTGGGGTGATGAGCGGGGCGCAGAAGTTCGTGCAGGACGACCTCGGCGTCAGCGACGGGCAGCTGGAGGTCCTCATCGGTGCGACGAGCGTTTACTCCCTCGTCGGCTCGCTGGCGGCGGGCTGGGCGTGCGACTGCGCCGGCCGGCGCCGCACCTTCGCGCTGTCCGCGGCCATGTTCCTCGCGGGCTCCGCGCTCACCGCCACGGCCAACGGGTACGCCGCGCTCATGGCGGGGCagctcgtcgccggcgtcgccTGCGGGTTCGGCCTCGTCGTCACGCCCGTCTACATCGCCGAGATCGCGCCGGCGTCCTCCCGAGGGTTCCTGTCCTCCATCCCCGAG ATCGCCGGCAACTCGGGAATTCTGCTCAGTTACATCGCCGACTTCGCGCTCGCCGGCCTCCCCAAGACGCTCAACTGGCGCCTCATGATCAGCATCGGTGCCGTCCCGCCGCTCTTCCTCGCGGCCGCCGCCATGCTGGTCATGCCGGAGACACCGCGCTGGCTCGTCCTCCACGGTCACCCCGACGAGGCGCGCCGCGTGCTCGCGCGCACCGCCGGTGACGCCGACCGCCGGCTCCAGGAGATCGTGACCTCCGTCCAGGAAGGCGCGAAGCAGGCAGGGTCCGGCTCCGGCGGTGCGTCGTCGTCGACGGGCGTGTGGCGCGGGATCCTGCTCCGGCCGACTTCGGCCGTCCGGCGCGTGATGCTCGCCATCCTGGGACTGCAGTTCTTCCAGCAGGCGTGCGGCGTGGCGGCGCTGGTTTTGTACGCGCCACGGGTGTTTAGCCACGTCGGCATCACCTCCGAGCGCGCCGTGCTCGGCGCCACCGTCCTCCTCGGCGCCACCAAGACGGTGTCCATCGTCATCCCACTCTTCCTTGCcgaccgcctcggccgccgcccgATGCTGCTCGCCAGCGCGGGGGGCATGGCCGCGTCGCTCTTGGTCCTCGCCCTCTCGGTGAGCGCGCCCACCACGGCCGCAACCTCGTGGTGGGCCGCGGCGACgtgcgtggcggcggcggcggcgttcaTGGCGACGTTCTCGCTGGGGTTCGGGCCGGTGATCTGGATGTACGGCTCTGAGATCTTGCCGCTGCGCCTGCGCGCGCAGGGCACTGGCATCGGGACGGCGGCTAACCGGGTGATGAGCGCGGCGGTGGGGATGACGTTCATCTCGATGTACGAGACGGTGGGCATGGCGGGAAGCTTCTACATCTTCGCGGCGTTCTCGGCGGCAGCGTGGGTGTTCGTCTACGCCTGCCTGCCGGAGACCAAGGGTAGGAGCCTCGAGGAGATGGAGGCGCTCTTCGACGCCGGCGCCGCGCCCTCGCCACAGGCGACAACGACGTGA